TCGCCGACCGCGACCTCCTGCTCGGGTTCGCCGTCCAGCGTCGCGGTGTACGACTCGCCGTCCTGGGAGACGACCACGTCCACGTCGACGGTGGTCGGCTCGGGCACCTCGACCTTGTGGGTGTGGCCGCAGACCGTACACTGCACCGTGGCGTGACCGCCGGGCTTCAGCACCTCGTGGGGCGTCTCCTCGCCACAGCCCGGGCACTCCGCGGGCACCTGCGAGGGAACGTCGGGATCGCTCATACCCTCGCTACCGCGTCGCGCCGTAAGAAGCCTCGTTTCTCCGGGTGCGCGTGTGGGAGCGTGTCGGGGTCTCCGCCGACTGCTCGGGGTGGTCCGACCGGCGTTCCCCCAGCTATATGTGTCACCTTCGAGAAGTGTCGACGATGCCCTCCGAGTCGGATCGCGTGACAACGAGGCGGCGGCTCGCCTCGTTCACACGGACCCTGTTCGGAATGCGCGGGATCGTGATGCTGCTGTCCGGACTCCTCGCCGGGGCAAGTCTCGTGACGATCGGCGAGGGCACGGTCGCCGTTCCGCTCCTCGGGTCGGTCCCGGGGGCGCCGGCGGGCGCCGTCGGCCTCGCGGTTGCGCTCCTCGTGTTCCGGAAGGGGAGCTGTGGCGGGAACTGCGGGACGTCCGACTGTGGCTGTACGGGCGACTGCGGCGACCGCTGTTCGCACGACCCGTGAGGGGCCGACGGGCGGCGGGGGCGGACGCGTCCCGGCGTTCGTCGCGTTCTCCGCTCTCCCTCACGACCCGTCGACATCCAACGAGCCGAACCGCTATACGCCGGGCGACCCTGGTACCGGTAGCCAGATGACGACGCCTCCGGCCGACCCGGACCTCCGGCTCGCCGTCACGACGCGCGCGGAGACGTTCGAGCGCCTCCGCGAGCGCCTCGCCCCGCACGGTATCGCCGTCGAACACGTCCGACCCGACGAGCGCGTGCTCCGGGTCGCCGGCGCGGACAGTGACGACCCCGACCGCGGGACCGGCGACCGCGCCGGCGACGCTCTGCCCGACGAGTTCGCCGGGTTCGACGCCGGCTGGGTGTACCCGTCGCGACTGATGGAGGGCGCCGTGATCGACACCCGCCTCGGCGTCCCGTGGGTCAACGACCGCGAGGCGGTGCTCGCCTCGCGCAACAAGGCGGGGTCGCTCGCTCGCCTCGCCGACGCCGGGCTCCCGACCCCGGAGACGCGGCTCGTGTCCAACCCCGTCGACGACGACGCGGTGCTCGCGGCGGCCGCGGAGATCGGCTATCCCCTGGTCGTCAAGCCCAACTCGACGACCCGGGGCGTCGGCGTCGCGAAGGTGTCCGATCCGGACTCGCTGCTCGGCGTGACCGACTACCTCGACCTCGTCCACGACTACCGCGCGACCGGCGACAAGTCGTACCTGCTGCAGGCGTTCCTCCCCGACGCGACCGACTACCGGGCGATGGTGCTCGACGGCGAGTACGCCGGCGCCGTTGAGCGGCGGCTCCCGGAGGCGGCGCTGGCCGAGGGGAAGTGGAAGCACAACGTCCACCGCGGCGCCGTCGCGGAGCGTGTCGACCTCCCCGAGGAGGCGCGTCGGCTCGCCGAGCGCGCGGCCGAGGCGCTCTCGATCCCGCTGCTCGGGGTCGACCTGCTGGAGTCGGACGGCCGGTTCGTCGTCTCCGAGACGAACGCCCGGCCGACGATCGACGCCGCCGAGAAGTACCGCGAGGGGTTCGACGCGGACCTGGCGGCGCTGGTCCGGCGGACGGCGACGCGGTAGCGTACCGGGACCGGAGAGGGCGAGGCGGGACGGTACGGAGGGTTGGGAAACCGGCGCGGGAAGCTACTCCAGATCGATGTCGGCGGAGGGCTCCAGCGCGTCGAAGGTGACCTCGAGGACGCCGTTGTTGAACGACGCCGACGCGGAGTGCTCGTCGACGCGGACGGGAAGGCGGACACGCTCGTCGAAGCGGCGGCCGGTGCCCTCCGCGGAGATCGTGAGCGTTCGGCCGTCGCACTGCAGGTCGATCCCCTCCTTGTCGACCCCGGGGAGGTCGGCGACGAGTCGGAGCGTCTCGCCCTCCTCGTACACCGACACGTGGGTCTCGTCGCCGAAGCCGGCGTCGCCGCCGGGCTCGCCGGCCGCGTCGGCCATCTCGCTCATCATCCGCTCGATCTCATCGAAGATGTCGCCGAACGGATCGTCGCGGTCGTCGCGCATGCTGGCCCGAGGTAGTTCGCTCCCCCGAATAAGCCTTCTCCCCCCGGCAGCGTCCGTCCGCCCGCCGCAGTATCGTTCGTGATTTCGGGGGCGAACCGATTAACTCGGGACGGGATCGACTCCGACCGAATGAGTGTGGGGTTGGGGCTCTTCGCGGGGGCGATACTCGCCGGCGTCGGCTCCGCGGCGCTGGTTCGGCTGCTGTTCCGGTACCGGTCGCGGCCGGGAGCGACGTGGTTAGCCGTCGTGTTCGCGGGTCAGGCGGTGTTCTGCGTGGCGACGGCGGTCGGGATGCTGGGTCCCGACCGCGGCGTTCGGATCGCGATCGAGGCGGTGGCGTGGGTGGGGATCGCCGGGCTGGCGGTCCCGTTTCTCACGTTCGCGCTCGCGTACAGCGGCCGCGGCGCGTTGGTCAGGAGGCGAGCCTACCGGCTGTTGTGGCTGTTCCCGGCGACGATCGTCTCGCTGGCGGTCGTGACGCCCGCGACCGGGGCGCTGTGGCGCGGGTTCCGAACGGTGCCGACCGGCGCGTTCGTCACCGTCCGCTACGACCTCACGCCGGTCGGGGAGGCGGTGTGGCTCGCCGGCATCGGGATCATCGCGGCGGGGACGGTGGTCCTGCTCGACACCGCCCGACGCTACGAGCTGTACCGCACGGAGATCACCGCGATCGTCGCCAGCACCGTCCCGCCGGTCGTCCCGGCGCTGCTGTGGTCGTTCGGAGTCGGCGACCTGCCGTACCTGAACCTCCTCGCGGTCGCGTTCGCCGCGCACGTCGCCGTCGACGCCTACGCGATCCACGTCACGGACATGTTCGAGGTCGACCCGACCGCGCGGCGGCTCACCGAGGCGGCGACGCTCGATCACTTGGACTCGCCGGTCGTGCTCGTCGACGACGCCGGGCGGATCGTCCGCGTCAACCCGGCGGCGGCGACCGCCTTCGACGTCGACCCGTCGGCGACGCTGAAGCGCGGGGTCGACGACGTGGTCGGCACCGATATCGACCCGAACCGCGACGATCAGACCGTCTCGGTTCACGCGGGCGACGGCCGGCGCACGTTCGCGGTGTCGCCGACGGCGGTTCGCGACGGAACCGGCGGCGTGGTCGGCTACAGCGTCGTCTTCCAGGATATCACCGCCCAACGAACCAGACAGCAACGGCTGGCGGTGTTGAACCGCGTGCTGCGTCACAACATCCGCAACGACCTCAACGTCGTGCTCGGCAACGTGCAGTTGGCGCGGGAGGCCGCCGCCGGCGACGACGAGACGGCCCACGACGGCGGCGACAGCGACGGCAACGGGAGCGACGAGGACTGGTCCGGCCGCGCCGACCTCGCGGCCGCCGAGCGACGCGCGGCGGATCTCCTATCGGTCGCCGAGGACGCGCGGGTGGTCGACGAACTCGTCGGAGGGACCGACGATCCGGTCCCCGTGTCCGTCGCCGACGCGCTCGCCGACGCCGTCGCCGAGGCGGAGGCCGAGCGATCGGTGACGGTGTCGGTCGAGTCGAACTGTCCGGCGGCGGCGGTCGACCCCGAGGCGCTTCGGACGGTCGTCGCCCGGACGGTGTCGGCGCTCGTCGACCGACTCGACGGCCGGATCGCGGTCGCGGCGGGCGCGGCCGGTCCCGACGCCGTCGCCGTCGCGTTCCGCGGCGACGGGAGCGTCCCCGCCCACGAGATCGACGCCCTCACGAACGGGAGGGAGACGCCCCTCGAACACGCCGACGACCTCGACCTCTGGGTCGCCCGCTGGGGCGCCGACGCGATCGGCGCCTCGCTGTCGTTCGCCCCCGACGGCGGCTCCCGCACCGTCGCCGACGGCGGCCCCGCGGCCGCGAACGGCGGCGCCGATGGCGCGTGGGGTGACGGCGGTAGCGGCGGTAGCGGTGGTAGCGGCGATGGCGGCGGCGACGGCGGCGTGGTCGACGCGGACGGCGCCCCCGACGCGGTGCTGTCGCTTCCCCGAGCCTCCGGCGGTGACGGCGACGCGGGCGTCGGACCAGACGACTCAGCCGGCGTCGCCGGCGACGGTCGACACGTCGGACCGCGGATCCGACGCACCCGCAAGCGATAAGGCCCCGGACAGCAGTAATTCGGATATGAGTAAATCGTACCTCGACGCTGGCGCCGATGTCGACGAGCCGGTCAGGGTGGGGCTGAACGGGTTCGGACGGATCGGCCGCAACGTCTTCCGCGCCGTCCTGGAGGACCCGCGGATCGAGCTGGCGGGCATCAACGACGTGATGGACGGCGAGGAGATGCGCTATCTCGCCTCCTACGACTCGGTGATGGGCCGTCTCGACGGCGTCACCTACGACGCCGACGCGCGCGAGCTGTCCATCGGTGACACCGCCGTTCCGATCCTCGACGAGCAGGACCCCGCGGACCTCCCGTGGGACGAACTGGACGTCGACGTGGCCTTGGAGTGTACCGGCGTCTTCCGGACGAAGGGCGACGCCGAGCGACACGTCGAG
This genomic stretch from Halobaculum roseum harbors:
- a CDS encoding ATP-grasp domain-containing protein, translating into MTTPPADPDLRLAVTTRAETFERLRERLAPHGIAVEHVRPDERVLRVAGADSDDPDRGTGDRAGDALPDEFAGFDAGWVYPSRLMEGAVIDTRLGVPWVNDREAVLASRNKAGSLARLADAGLPTPETRLVSNPVDDDAVLAAAAEIGYPLVVKPNSTTRGVGVAKVSDPDSLLGVTDYLDLVHDYRATGDKSYLLQAFLPDATDYRAMVLDGEYAGAVERRLPEAALAEGKWKHNVHRGAVAERVDLPEEARRLAERAAEALSIPLLGVDLLESDGRFVVSETNARPTIDAAEKYREGFDADLAALVRRTATR
- a CDS encoding Hsp20/alpha crystallin family protein translates to MRDDRDDPFGDIFDEIERMMSEMADAAGEPGGDAGFGDETHVSVYEEGETLRLVADLPGVDKEGIDLQCDGRTLTISAEGTGRRFDERVRLPVRVDEHSASASFNNGVLEVTFDALEPSADIDLE
- a CDS encoding histidine kinase N-terminal 7TM domain-containing protein — translated: MSVGLGLFAGAILAGVGSAALVRLLFRYRSRPGATWLAVVFAGQAVFCVATAVGMLGPDRGVRIAIEAVAWVGIAGLAVPFLTFALAYSGRGALVRRRAYRLLWLFPATIVSLAVVTPATGALWRGFRTVPTGAFVTVRYDLTPVGEAVWLAGIGIIAAGTVVLLDTARRYELYRTEITAIVASTVPPVVPALLWSFGVGDLPYLNLLAVAFAAHVAVDAYAIHVTDMFEVDPTARRLTEAATLDHLDSPVVLVDDAGRIVRVNPAAATAFDVDPSATLKRGVDDVVGTDIDPNRDDQTVSVHAGDGRRTFAVSPTAVRDGTGGVVGYSVVFQDITAQRTRQQRLAVLNRVLRHNIRNDLNVVLGNVQLAREAAAGDDETAHDGGDSDGNGSDEDWSGRADLAAAERRAADLLSVAEDARVVDELVGGTDDPVPVSVADALADAVAEAEAERSVTVSVESNCPAAAVDPEALRTVVARTVSALVDRLDGRIAVAAGAAGPDAVAVAFRGDGSVPAHEIDALTNGRETPLEHADDLDLWVARWGADAIGASLSFAPDGGSRTVADGGPAAANGGADGAWGDGGSGGSGGSGDGGGDGGVVDADGAPDAVLSLPRASGGDGDAGVGPDDSAGVAGDGRHVGPRIRRTRKR